From a region of the Kwoniella mangroviensis CBS 8507 chromosome 1 map unlocalized Ctg01, whole genome shotgun sequence genome:
- a CDS encoding magnesium-dependent phosphatase-1, which yields MPRRTLAATPEPAGGYRELNEEDPDAWPLLVAFDLDYTLWDLWIDTHISPPIKRKGDLLNQLVDRRGQDLSFYREVPSILAELKQRRIHVAAASRTSAPELAREALGMLLLPSEEGGDHVRAITYFNTMEIYPGSKLRHFKEIHRKTGIPYDQMLFFDDEHRNYEVESLGVTMQLVPPSGTDRKLWNDGLTLWRKRQGIKIVGP from the exons ATGCCTAGGAGGACCCTCGCCGCCACACCAGAACCTGCTGGAGGGTATAGAGAGCTaaacgaagaagatccagacGCCTGGCCGTTATTGGTGGCGTTTGATCTTGA CTATACATTATGGGACCTTTGGATAGAC ACACATATAAGTCCGCCGATCAAGCGGAAAGGTGATCTGTTGAATCAACTGGTAGACCG CCGCGGTCAAGATCTCTCATTTTATAGGGAAGTCCCCTCCATCCTCGCCGAGTTGAAACAAAGGAGGATACATGTCGCTGCTGCATCTAGGACGAGTGCACCCGAGTT agcgagagaagcGTTGGGTATGTTGTTGTTACCTTCCGAAGAAGGTGGGGATCACGTTAGGGCTATAACGTATTTCAATACT ATGGAAATATATCCAG GATCAAAATTGAGACATTTCAAAGAAATTCATAGGAAGACAGGTATACCGTACGATCAAATG CTATTCTTCGATGACGAGCATAGGAATTACGAGGTAGAATCTTTAGGCGTGACGATGCAGCTCGTACCTCCCAGTGGGACGGATAGAAAGCTGTGGAATGATGGACTAACGTTGTGGAGGAAGCGACAGGGGATCAAGATTGTCGGACCATGA
- a CDS encoding phosphomethylpyrimidine kinase yields the protein MASSTMSLEAKKRPHILTIAGSDSSGGAGIQADLKTIEAFGCHGSSVMTALTAQNTKGVQGVHEIPADFVIQQLKSVVSDDYPRCIKLGMLTNSSIILALSKELKKLDTIIVLDPVMISTSGHTLLPEDAIQAMNELYPLVDYFTPNIPEAIKLTGYSSRTSENSSQLNLEEMIELAKITNTKTRAFTVLLKGGHTSISGREILEIRKREKGDYEIFWEEGDDDLDTIEVLSLYSSYKQIPQSKQEEKELVVDVLVNKGEVVALFVGKKIDSNNTHGTGCTLSTAIACAHATQPRDVPNAILRIFKKAISYTKTAIASSYPFGHGHGPLNHAHLSVRRALPPPTKYNPHPFVSHLIQSNLPLWKSYVKHPFVVQLGKGTLPKECFEHYIKQDYHYLKHYARAHALGAYKASTFEDIKAFTDIAGHIARESEMHVSYCESFGISLDQLQSTPESAPCAAYARYVIDIGTQGDILDLYMSVASCLIGYGEVGLWLKKQVELGEAKMEGNLYKKWMKDYSGKDFLGAVERGIENLERRIAEDPPTEARLARLTAIWHECVRLESAFWDMGLNLIK from the exons ATGGCTTCGTCAACCATGTCCCTCGAGGCCAAGAAGAGACCTCACATTCTCACCATCGCAG GAAGCGACTCGTCCGGAGGTGCAGGTATACAG GCGGATCTGAAGACGATAGAAGCATTTGGGTGTCATGGATCATCAGTGATGACCGCTCTAACAGCTCAGAATACAAAAGGTGTACAGGGTGTACATGAAATACCGGCTGATTTCGTTATACAGCAG ttgaaatcaGTCGTTTCAGACGATTATCCAAGATGTATCAAACTCGGTATGCTCACcaactcatccatcatcctcgcGCTTTCCAAAGAACTCAAAAAGTTGGATACGATCATAGTCTTGGATCCAGTCATGATATCCACATCGGGTCATACGCTCTTACCTGAAGATGCTATACAGGCGATGAACGAACTATATCCCCTTGTGGATTACTTCACACCCAATATACCGGAAGCCATCAAACTTACTGGTTACTCCTCTCGTACCAGTGAGAACAGCAGTCAGTTGAATCTGGAAGAAATGATCGAATTGGCCAAAATAACCAATACTAAAACCCGTGCCTTCACCGTACTGCTCAAAGGTGGTCATACATCCATATCGGGGAGAGAAATATTGGAGAttaggaagagggaaaaaggAGATTATGAGATTTtctgggaagaaggtgatgatgatcttgatacaATCGAGGTCCTATCACTCTATTCGAGCTACAAACAGATACCTCAAAGCAaacaggaggagaaagaactAGTAGTGGATGTGTTAGTGAATAAAGGAGAAGTAGTAGCGTTGTTTgtgggaaagaagatcgatagTAACAACACTCATGGGACGGGATGTACGTTAAGTACAGCTATTGCTTGCGCTCATGCTACTCAACCAAGAGACGTACCCA ACGCAATTCTTCGAATATTCAAAAAAGctatatcatataccaaaACCGCTATAGCATCTTCATATCCCTTCGGACATGGCCACGGACCATTGAATCATGCTCACTTGAGTGTTAGAAGGGCTTTGCCGCC TCCCACCAAATATAACCCTCATCCATTTGTATCGCACTTAATCCAGTCAAATCTACCATTGTGGAAATCATAC GTGAAACACCCATTTGTCGTACAGTTAGGCAAAGGAACGCTTCCCAAAGAATGTTTTGAGCATTATATCAAGCAGGATTATCATTATCTAAAGCACT ATGCCCGAGCACATGCTCTTGGAGCGTATAAAGCCAGCACgttcgaagatatcaaagcaTTTACGGATATCGCTGGACATATCGCTAGAGAATCTGAGATGCACGTTAGT TACTGCGAATCCTTCGGTATCTCCCTCGACCAATTGCAATCCACACCTGAATCAGCTCCTTGCGCAGCCTATGCCCGATATGTCATTGATATTGGTActcaaggtgatatactCGATTTATACATGTCCGTAGCATCTTGTTTGATAGGATATGGTGAAGTGGGATTATGGTTGAAGAAACAGGTAGAACTTGGAGAAGCCAAGATGGAAGGGAATCTGTATAAGAAATGGATGAAAGATTATAGTGGGAAGGATTTCCTGGGAGCTGTCGAGAGAGGCATAG AAAACCTCGAACGTAGGATAGCGGAAGATCCACCTACAGAAGCTAGATTGGCGAGATTGACGGCGATTTGGCATGAGTGCGTGAGGTTGGAAAGTGCCTTTTGGGATATGGGATTGAACCTGATCAAGTAG
- a CDS encoding L-aminoadipate-semialdehyde dehydrogenase encodes MTVTKDSPVQKGDELKQRLDRWSKRLGTLPSLALPTDYPRPTPAKLIESTQTLSLPSNLAPILGKLTYEFSTLFPSSPLPTPYHILLTSFAILLFRYTPDPSMVICTSSQGTSQPLLLKLDIAVENTFFDVLRQIMEREQEAAEDSIPINSLVDHLKPEGPLFRVRFFDSTQVQSDPTTSLTTDLTLFLLASQTDVPLTRSPLAPLYLKLAYNSLLFTQSRITALLESLLQLLSSAASRDPSHPIGSLPLRTAVQAQALPDPTADLDWCGFVGAIPDIFSANAKAHPDRVCVVQSELEKGQDIMDGPSRGRRIFTYKQIDEASNVLAHALLKNGLQRGEVVMVYAARSVEMVVCVMGILKAGGVFSVVDPAYPPSRQNVYLSVSTPRALLIISSAGVLAPLVSDYIKDNLDLRLLVPAISLSENGVTGSRSGEEDILSPYQQYSQTPAGVVLGPDSPATLSFTSGSTGIPKGVKGRHYSLTHFFPWMGKRFGLNETSKYTMLSGIAHDPIQRDMFTPLFLGAQLHVPTADDIGTPGRLAEWMADSEVTVTHLTPAMGQLLSAQATRQIPTLKNAFFVGDVLTKRDCTRLQALAKNVCIINMYGTTETQRAVSYFAIPSVNEDSSFLSTQKDLIPAGQGMIDVQLLVVNRTDRNVPCAVGEMGEIYVRSGGLAEGYLDPAATAEKFVPNWFGEGVQREDTLVKTNPEAAKHWFGIRDRMYRSGDLGRYLPDGRVECTGRADDQIKIRGFRIELGEIDTHLSRHPLVRENVTLVRRDKDEEKVLVSYFVPIDGDELDGLMSSSEANGDEDESQDLKTEMIKGVKRYRRLIKDIREHLKKKLPSYSVPAVYFPLRKLPLNPNGKIDKPALPFPDTTLLAPTPAANTDLTPTQKTIHDIWLRLLPSPPPQVGLDENFFDMGGHSILATRLIFEIRKAFVVNAPLGLVFDKPTIAGQAAEVDQLRNSDLRGADGDSKNNGKEAGVDVDYAADLEVLVKDLPEKFDPLPSDFNEKRITVFLTGATGYLGAFILKDLLSRRVAKVICLVRAKSAEQGLQRLRDSGEGRGVWDENWVKEGKVEAVIGDLSEANFGLSTSEWDRISKEADAVLHNGAIVHWVYPYPKLRSANVLSTLTALRLCTTTKAKQFSFISSTAVMDNEEFVKKSDELLSQKQNGILESDDLTAGEKGLQGGYGQTKWVCERLIMDAAKRGLNGWTVRPGYILGDSKTAVTNTDDFIWRMVKGCLQLGLIPDINNSLNVCPVDHVALLASLSTLNQIPNQPFSIAQVTGHPKIRFNDLLTSLSVYGYEVKQVEYVLWRTKLEHHVLETQDNALFPLLHFVLDDLPTSTKSAEMDDRNAQALAQSGGNRPTSGVDLDLIGLYLAWLVRAGFLDGPKKEGERKLPVLEGEVMKAIGRTTAGN; translated from the exons ATGACGGTAACAAAAGATTCTCCCGTCCAAAAGGGGGACGAGCTCAAACAACGGCTGGATAGGTGGAGTAAGAGGTTGGGTACCCTGCCTAGCTTGGCGTTACCGACTGACTATCCTAGACCTA CTCCAGCCAAGTTGATCGAGTCAACCCAAACACTATCTCTCCCTTCCAACCTCGCTCCAATCCTTGGTAAACTCACCTATGAATTTTCGaccctcttcccatcttcacccttaCCAACCCCCTATcacatcctcctcacctcaTTTGCCATCTTGCTCTTCCGATACACCCCAGACCCATCCATGGTGATATGTACCTCATCTCAGGGTACATCCCAACCATTATTGCTCAAGCTAGATATAGCCGTGGAGAATACCTTTTTCGATGTCCTAAGACAGATCATGGAAAGGGAACAAGAAGCTGCAGAAGATAGTATACCCATCAACAGCTTGGTGGATCACCTCAAACCTGAAGGGCCATTGTTCCGAGTCCGATTCTTCGACTCTACTCAAGTCCAATCGGATCCTACCACATCGCTTACAACAGATTTGACTCTGTTCTTACTCGCTTCACAAACCGACGTACCCCTCACCAGAAGTCCACTCGCTCCTCTGTATCTCAAATTGGCATACAACTCCTTGCTATTCACTCAATCTAGAATAACGGCATTGTTAGAATCACTCTTACAGCTGCTAAGCTCTGCAGCTTCGAGAGACCCATCACATCCTATCGGTTCATTACCCCTCAGAACGGCAGTCCAAGCTCAGGCTCTACCAGATCCGACAGCTGATTTAGATTGGTGTGGATTTGTCGGAGCGATACctgatatcttctctgcCAATGCCAAAGCCCACCCGGATAGGGTATGCGTAGTACAGAGCGAGTTGGAGAAAGGGCAAGATATCATGGATGGTCCatcgagaggaagaaggatattcaCATATAAGCAGATTGACGAAGCTAGTAATGTCCTTGCTCATGCTCTGTTGAAGAATGGCCTGCAAAGAGGTGAGGTGGTGATGGTTTACGCCGCGAGAAGTGTGGAGATGGTAGTTTGTGTGATGGGTATCTTGAAAGCTGGAGGTGTATTCTCTGTAGTCG ATCCCGCCTATCCTCCATCGAGGCAGAACGTCTATCTGTCCGTCTCCACTCCTCGAGCgctcttgatcatctcaagcGCCGGTGTCCTCGCTCCTTTAGTGTCAGACTACATCAAAGATAACCTCGATCTCCGTCTGTTGGTGCCTGCTATATCCCTTTCAGAAAATGGAGTAACAGGTTCCAGATCAGGAGAGGAGGATATATTATCACCATACCAGCAATACTCTCAAACTCCAGCTGGAGTCGTACTCGGTCCAGATTCTCCAGCTACTTTATCGTTCACTTCTGGAAGTACCGGTATACCCAAGGGTGTCAAAGGTAGACATTACAGTTTGACCCATTTCTTCCCTTGGATGGGTAAACGATTTGGTCTGAATGAAACCTCCAAATATACCATGTTGAGTGGTATCGCCCATGATCCCATCCAGAGAGAta TGTTTACTCCTCTGTTCTTGGGTGCCCAATTGCACGTACCTACCGCAGATGATATCGGTACCCCCGGACGATTGGCTGAATGGATGGCAGATAGTGAAGTTACTGTAACTCACTTGACACCTG CTATGGGTCAGTTGCTCTCCGCCCAAGCTACTCGACAGATCCCCACTCTCAAAAATGCTTTCTTCGTTGGCGATGTACTCACCAAGCGAGATTGTACCCGTCTCCAAGCTCTCGCCAAGAACGTATGCATCATCAATATGTACGGTACCACCGAAACTCAACGAGCTGTGTCGTACTTTGCCATCCCAAGTGTCAACGAGGATAGCTCTTTCCTTTCTACTCAAAAGGACTTAATCCCTGCCGGTCAAGGTATGATTGATGTTCAACTTCTCGTGGTCAACCGAACCGATCGAAATGTTCCATGTGCGGtgggtgagatgggtgagATCTATGTTAGATCCGGTGGATTAGCCGAAGGATACCTTGACCCTGCTGCTACTGCGGAGAAATTTGTTCCTAATTGGTTCGGCGAAGGTGTTCAACGGGAAGATACTTTGGTCAAGACCAACCCTGAAGCGGCGAAGCATTGGTTTGGTATTAGAGATAGGATGTACCGATCTGGTGATTTGGGTAGATACTTGCCTGATGGACGGGTGGAATGTACCGGTCGAGCGGATGATCAAATTAAGATCCGAGGATTTAGAATTGAATTGGGTGAAATTGATACCCATCTCTCTAGACATCCTCTGGTCAGGGAGAATGTCACCTTGGTAAGaagagataaagatgaggagaaagtATTGGTCTCGTACTTCGTCCCtattgatggagatgagttagatggattgatgagttCTTCAGAAGCgaatggtgatgaagatgaatctcaaGATCTCAAGACTGAAATGATCAAGGGCGTTAAACGATAcagaagattgatcaaggatatcagaGAACATCTCAAAAAGAAACTACCTTCGTACTCTGTCCCAGCGGTTTACTTCCCATTGAGGAAGTTACCTTTGAACCCAAATGGTAAAATCGATAAACCCGCTTTACCTTTCCCCGATACTACCCTCCTCGCTCCTACGCCAGCTGCCAACACCGACTTGACCCCTACCCAAAAGACAATCCACGATATCTGGTTGAGACTTTTACCctccccaccacctcaaGTAGGATTGGACGAGAACTTCTTCGATATGGGTGGACATTCCATCTTGGCCACCAGGTTGATCTTCGAAATTCGAAAAGCCTTCGTGGTGAATGCTCCGTTAGGATTAGTATTTGACAAACCTACCATCGCTGGACAAGCTGCTGAGGTTGACCAACTTCGAAACTCTGACCTGCGAGGTGCAGATGGCGACTCCAAGAATAACGGTAAAGAAGCTGGTGTGGATGTGGACTACGCAGCGGATTTAGAAGTGCTGGTCAAAGACTTACCCGAGAAATTCGATCCTCTACCCTCCGATTTCAACGAGAAGAGAATCACAGTATTCCTTACTGGAGCTACTGGATATCTTGGAGCCTTCATCCTTAAAGATCTATTGTCTAGACGAGTAGCCAAAGTGATCTGTTTGGTCAGAGCCAAATCTGCCGAACAGGGATTACAGAGGTTAAGAGATAGTGGTGAAGGTAGGGGAGTATGGGATGAAAATTGGgtaaaagaaggaaaagtaGAAGCTGTCATTGGTGATTTATCAGAAGCAAACTTCGGTTTATCTACTTCGGAATGGGACAGAATCTCCAAGGAGGCGGACGCGGTATTGCATAATGGTGCGATCGTACATTGGGTATATCCTTATCCTAAATTGAGATCCGCAAATGTCTTGTCTACCCTCACCGCTTTAAGGCTATGTACAACGACAAAAGCCAAACAATTCAGTTTTATCAGTTCGACTGCTGTAATGGATAATGAAGAGTTCGTCAAGAAATCGGATGAACTGTTGTCTCAAAAGCAGAATGGGATTTTGGAATCGGATGATTTGACTGCTGGTGAGAAAGGGTTGCAAGGTGGATACGGACAGACGAAGTGGGTTTGCGAGAGGTTGATCATGGACGCTGCGAAGAGAGGGTTGAATGGGTGGACGGTCAGACCGGGTTATATCTTAGGTGACTCAAAGACTGCTG TCACCAACACAGATGACTTCATCTGGCGAATGGTCAAAGGATGTCTTCAACTAGGTCTCATACCCGATATAAACAATTCTCTTAACGTCTGTCCAGTAGATCACGTAGCACTCCTCGCATCGTTATCTACACTCAACCAAATACCCAATCAACCGTTCTCTATCGCTCAAGTGACAGGACATCCTAAAATTCGATTCAACGACTTGTTAACTTCTTTATCGGTATATGGATACGAGGTCAAACAAGTTGAATACGTCTTATGGAGGACCAAATTAGAACATCACGTACTAGAAACTCAAGATAATGCTTTGTTCCCTCTTTTACATTTCGTATTGGACGATTTGCCGACATCGACTAAATCCgctgagatggatgataggaACGCCCAAGCGTTGGCTCAGTCCGGCGGAAATAGGCCGACAAGCGGTGTGGATTTGGATCTGATAGGATTGTATCTTGCTTGGCTCGTTAGAGCTGGATTCTTGGATGGgccgaagaaagagggagagaggaaATTGCCTGTGTTGGAAGGGGAAGTTATGAAGGCTATTGGAAGGACGACGGCGGGTAATTGA